TTTCTCAACTATATTAATAAGACTAAAGTTCAATTACAATTCTTGAAAGTAAATGCAACAACTCAAATGGCAAAAGGCCAAACGGAAATACAGAACTATTAAATGTAAGAACTAGGATAGATTGTAGACGGACATGAGGAATTAGACTAAGAGAAAGCGGGATGAGAGTAGCGGACTTTGCCTAAGCATCACAATATGTATAAACCCCTTCTTTCAAACCCTATGCCCGTTTAAACTAGTTGCTAGTTGGCCCTGGATGCCAAATAAAACACCCCAACGTTATACTCGGCCCAGTAATCCCAAATGAATGAGTCTCATTCACCACTTCTAGCCCGTAGGCCCTTATGGAGTTAGCTTTGTTCACAACAATTTATACTTCTAAGTTTTACAAAATCCTTCAAATTGTGAATTTATTCCCTTTGTCCAATTTGACTGCTGTGTAAAGTGTTGGTTTGGCTTATCTATTAAGTATATTGGTGATCGTGGGTAAATATCAAAGTATTGGGTGAAAAAGTAGGCTGATAGAGTAAACATCACATCATATGTTTGAATTTCAGTACTTGAAGGTGTATGCCGATGGAATGGCATACATTCGGTGACCTCCTGAGATGGAAAGAGTATCATATAATTTGGACATAGGGAATTGTTACCAACTATTTTTAACTTTAGTTATTGAAATCATTACTTTTGAATGCCCTTATATCTGAATCAGTCTAGTATATCCAATCAGGTGATACATATAACTAATGGCATACAAAAAATTTCTCTAATGTAGCTATTACGTGGTGGTTCATATTTGAGGCATTTCCCTTTCTTCTGGGCTGGGCATTTCAAATTTTCTGGGCTGGTTCACATTTTTTTCTTGGGCTAAAGAGAATCTTGTCTTCATTTATTTTTACGGGACAAGCAATTTTTTCTTATTGAAAAGTCTGAGGTCTATTTCCGTCTTACTGATCCAAAAGAAAAAAGAGTAACTAGTGTTCTATAATTAAATAATTGCTCATCATTCTTGAAATATCATAGACTGGATAAACATTTACTAACTTCTAATTTTTGTTTGATAACCGAGAATCCCCGAGGGCCAATCCGTAAGCAGATAGTGGGCCTGACCCTCTACCCTTCTCCAACATATACTAACTTCTAGTTATTTGACAGATTTCTATTCTTAGCCATTTAAAGTTAAGCAATTAAAATAATCAAAACTCCACTTCTTGTTTACCCTATCCCAGAGTTCTaacaaacaaacaacaacatacccgagTTCTGTTCAGgcaaatttaaaatattacaGCATTTGTCTAAATTAATAATTTCCCATAATCTATGAAATATCATGGAATTGAGGCACGATTATTCGAGGACTAATTTTATTGTGTCTTGAAGTATGAGGGTTGGGAACTTTGAAGGGACATTTACTTCCCTTTCCAATTATTCGAACTGCAGATTATAAAGTTTCACCTTTTGGTATTTAAGTGATCAAAATCAATTGATCTAAGATGACCCCAGTGGAGGCAAAAACACTAggtattccccccccccccctccccccccctcccccccctccccccccccccccctttttttttttctttggagaAAGGTAATAACTAACACTAGGTGATTTTCTTTCCATCTGTCCAAGCCCTGGTAGAGTTACTGAGTACTTGTGCtagtggaattagtcgaggtgcgcacaAGTTGTCCTGGACAGCACGgtgatttaaaaaaaagaaaagataagctGACCTAAGATACCACTTAAATCCCAAAATGGACGCTTAAGATAATAATTCATGAAATTTGTGCACGAAGAGTCACATTTCCCTTTTTCTGGAGCTTGAGGTCAAACATGTGCAGCCATGCAGGGTTTACTGTTTGTTAATTTTGCATTCCAATATTGACATCTCTCCTTTTCTTTTAATTACTTTTTCTTCATAACTTGTGGTTTGTGGCTCTggataaattttcaaaatctaaTCAATTGACTGCTTTCATTGTTAATCCACCTTATGTTATGGGTGGAACTGCGCTTGAGTGAAAGTTGGAGGTCCTTACATCACTGACTCACTCTGGCTTGTTGTTGCTAGTGATCCACCAGGTGCTCTCCTTAAAGTTCTGCATATCTAAATGGACGCACTTTCAACTGAAGATTCTATTACTAAGAGTGCAAAATTGATATCAAAGAGGAAGAGAAAAACAGCGAGGAAGAGGGCTAACAAAAAGGAAAGACAGCAAAATTTGGATCAAATGCTTAAAAATCTGGAGGCTCCTAAAAATGAAGAAAGTTCCATCGAAGACGTGGCTAATTTAGAGAATTCTGATGCACAAATGCTTCCTCTAGGACATCTAAAAATACAAAGAGAATCGACGACAACTCTTTTGGAAAAGAGTCCtgttaagaaaaagaaaagaagtgtGATGAAGGCGTTGAACAAAAAGGTTGACCCTTGTAGCATGGATCAGAACAGTGTTCCCTCAAATCCAAGCGTGTTGGATAGCAAGCATGGAGAAGTAGAAAATGGTCTACTCAATCCTAATATTACCATTGAAGATGTGGCTAGTTTAGCGAATTCTGATGCACAATTGCTTCCTCGAGGACATCTAGGAATACAAACAGAATTGACCACAACTCTTTTGGAAAAGAGTCCAGGTAAGAAAAAGAGATTGAAGAAACGAATGAAGGCATTGAAAAAAAAGGTTGACCCAGGTAGCACGGGTCTGAACAATGTTCCCTCAAATCCAAGCCTGCTGGATAACAAGCATGGAGATGTAGAAAATGGTCTACTCAATCCAAATATTTCCATTAAAGACGTGGCTAGTTTAGACAATTCTGATGCACAATTGCTTCCTCTAGGGCATCTAGAAATACAAACAGAACTGACCACAACTCTTTTGGAAAAGAGTCCAGGTAAGAAAAAGAGATTGAAGAAACGAATGAAGgcattgaaaaaaaaagttgacccaTGTAGCACGGGTCTGAACAATGTTCCCTCAAATCCAATCATGCTGGATAACAAGCATGAAGAAGTAGAAAATTTTCTACTCAATCCTAATATTTTCATTGAAGATGTGGCTAATTTAGAGAATTCTGATGCACAATTGCTTCCTCGAGGACATCTAGAAATACAAACAGAAGTGACCACAACTCTTTTGGAAAAGAGTCCAGGTAAGAAAAAGAGATTGAAGAAACAAATGAAGGCATTGAAAAAAAAGGTTGACCCATGTAGCACGGGTCTGAACAATGTTCCCTCAAATCCAAGCCTGCTGGATAACAAGTATGGAGAAGTAGAAAATGGTCTACTCAATCCAAATATTTCCATTAAAGACGTGGCTAGTTTACACAATTCTAATGCACAATTGCTTCCTCTAGGGCATCTAGAAATACAAACAGAAGGGGCCACAACTCTTTTGGAAAAGAGTTCTGTTAagggaaagaaaaagagaaagagaaagaagaaaacaaGTGTGATGAAGGCGTTGAGCAAAGAGGTTGACCCTTGTAGCATGGATCAGACCAATGTTCCCTCAAATAACAAGCATGGAGAAGTAGAAAATGGTCTACTCAATCCAAATATTTCCTTTGAAGATGTGACTAGTTTAGAGAATTCTGATGCGCAATTGCTTCCTTTAGGACCTAAAGGAGATGATGTTAAGGTTGCAAATGGCGCAATGGAAGGAGAAGTTTCATTATTTGAAGCTGGAAGAATTTCGCCAGAAAGCTGTAGTGAAAGGACTCGACTCACTCACAATTCAGAGTTAATCATGCATGTTCATGCGACTCCCACCAGGCCAGGTGATTTCTGCATGATGAAGGGTCCTTGTTTGAGGAGAAAACTTCTCATCCTTGATGTTAATGGACTACTTGCTGATGTAGTCAATCCACCACCAAAAGACTGTAATCCAGATGCTTGTTTCTGGAGACGGGCAAGTGAGAATTGATGACTTACTTTTTATTTAATTGCTTTAATGACCTTTCGAACTTCCTTCATTCGCAAGATGAACACACATGGTTCTTACATAAAATACCTGTCACTTTGTTTGCAGTATTCAAGAGACCCTACTGTAATGATTTTCTGAAATTTTGCTTTGAAAGATTTGACGTGGGCATCTGGTCTTCTAGATCCAAGTAATCCTTGATTTTGAAATGCTTCTTGTGTTTCTGTCATTTTCCTGACATGATCTTTTATGTTTTACCCTGTATAATGATTTAGTTTTTCTAATGCATTTTATGGTGTACTTGGGATAAACATTTACCAGAATATATGTTTGTGCAGGAAGATCGTTGTTAAAGTGGTTGATTATTTATTGGGAAACCTGAAGCACAAGTTGTTATTTTGTTGGGTAAGCAGTCCTCCTTCCACACATCGTTCCAGATCGCTTTTCCTAGTTGCACCCTTAAATTCCTCTTCCAAACAGCAGGAAGTGACAAAAAGAAAAGCAAAGAAAAAGGagtatgatttccttttcaaaaaaagaaaaaggagtaTGATTCCCTATCATTATTTTTCTTTGCTTGGGCAAAGATCCTATTTCCTTTGTGATCTTTTGGCCATGATCTACGCTGAGTCACTGATGCCTAAGGAACTCTCGTGGTCTGCCAGATTGTTAGGGCTCTGATGGATCATTGTAACTTTACAATTCCTTTGCGAGCATGAGagtaggagcctgtttggattggcttatttcaggtgcttttaagccaaaatagcttttaagcacttttatagTGTTTGGGCAAgataaaaagtgcttttaagcacCTGTTATTAAGCCAATataacaaaaataagccaaaagccaTAAGTTGGAATTCCTAGCTTAtggcttttggcttataagtcaaaagtcataagcccatccaaatggGCTCTAGTATTACCAGCTGCATTAACACATTGCCTGTTTTTCCCCTTTTGGGTTTAGGATTTAGCATTTAGTGTATAGTTATTACCAACTGCATGAACACATGGGCTGTTTTTCCCCTTTtggaaatgaaagaaagggatgggAAGTTATATTTACTTCCTTGTAATTATACTGGCCCTAGTTCGTTTGTATTGCCTGTCTATATCAGTTATGGTGCTTGACCATGCCCTTGGCAAGGATAGTGAATGGTTATAGAAACCACCTTTGTTTTAAGGTGGGAGAGGAGGTTACTGGTGAAAATTTACCTGCTTATGTTGCCGCGCCAGAACTTTCTTAACCAAAGCTTAGTTCATTCTTTTCTTCTCTCTCACCCCCACCATTAAGAAaatggaaaggaaaagaaaaagaagaataaatGAGCCTGCAGTCACAGCATGATACTTCTCTGACCATTGGTTTGTGGATGTGTGTTTATAGATTTTTTGGTTTTTCCATTTATCGTTGGGCTCTTCCCTCCTAGAAGAATAAGCAATTTCTATTTACTAAATATCGCAGGATATGTCGCATAGCACTCAGACAATGTTCAAGACACTTGAGAACAAGCATAAGCCCTTGGTTTGCAAGGAGCTGAGCAAGGTGTGGGACAGATATGATCCCAATCTACCCTGGGAAAGAGGGGATTATGATGAATCAAATACTTTACTATTGGATGATTCTCCCTACAAGGCCTTGCTAAATCCTGTAAGCTTTACACCACCCTCTTTTTGGTTCCAAGACTACCCCTCAAATGACCCCTTTTGATATTTATTTGCGTGATTGTAACTACATTATGCATGACCTTGTTCCTCAGGCGCACACTGCAATATTTCCTCATTCTTACACCTTCAAGGCCGAGAATGATAATTCACTAGGTGAGACCCCTCTGTCTGGTACTGCTTAATACTTGTATACTGTTGTTTCCCTTTTTATGTTTCATGTGCCCCTTTTAGTGGTGTTATTAGAACTGATTCCCACCATCTGACTAGTGTGAACCACAGTGGGCTTAGACACTCTTGCCGCTTGATTTCTTTCCTTGCTTAATGATGTTAGATGTGATGCAACACGCTAAGTTAGGTTAACATAGACAGACATGCAGCAGCAATCCGCTAATGGTGATCGATTGACTATGAGTATTAAGCATGGGCGACTTAATGGAATTTGtggcaactttttttttttcacatattGTTCTTTTCACTTCGAAGAAGAGTCCGCATTTCGTTTCTCACTTCAAGCCTCATGGAccttttttgctttaaaaaataCTGATGATTATTGAACCAAGTTTTTCTTGGAAATCTCTAATTTATGTTGGTATAAAATGATGGAAGTTATGAAGATTGAAAAGTTGCACCTTGTTGTAGGCCCTGGAGGTGATTTACGAATTTATTTGGAAGAATTATTGAAAGCCGAACATGTACAGAAATACGTAGAGCAACATCCATTTGGTCAGCGGGCAATTGATCAGACAAGCTCAGACTGGAACTTCTACTTTGATGTTCTTTCCAGTCTGCGTGGTCAATCAGGCTAAGATTCTTGATCTGCACTTGTGTAAATTACATGTGATAGAGACATATGCTGCTAACATCTTGGGTGTAAATTACATGTGATAGACATGCTGTTAACATCTTGGGATGATCTCGTTTGTGGACATGGGACACCATAAGAGCTGAGGCTTGGTTTCACATTTTTGGCTATTTATAGGTGACTGGTCTAAGCTGTGGATAAACGTGGAATGTGACAGCTAGAAATTTTTTGAGCCCATAGGCGGTTCTTATCCTTAAGAGGGTCTCCATTAATTTTTCGCATGTTGTTATCTTGTAACATTATCCAGTTAACGTTCTTGATTTAATTCCTCTCCCTCttattttgtgtttttttttttttgggggggggttGTGTGTAATTGTTTTTGTAGACTAGACTGTTGTTCCTCCTGTTGATTGTAATATTATATGGTTAATTTCATGATACTCTGATACTCGTACGTCTGTCTTATTTTGTGGCACTGGTGATTTGTAGCTCAGGCTCAAACTGCATTTCTTTGATATTTTAGCGACGTCTTAAGGAAAAATTCAATTAATGGGTGAACGATTGCAATTATTTTTGCAAGAAAAGCAATAAGTTCTTCTTCATGCTACTGTAGCTAGTTTAATAGATTGAGGCAGCTCCAATACGAGTTTCATGAAAGGAGATAGAGACTAGCCCATCCACCAAGTATTTTATAAGTAAAATTAGCAAACTGCGCATTTACATTATCACATGTATTCATATTGTGCGCAGAGGTTATGACTAGCACACAACAACTGCTAGCATTTTCCTTCAACTTTCATCCGTACACTCTTTTACTCGGACCTCTAGACAAATAGTGAACAAACCTCTAATGCATGGTCTCTTAATTGTTACATAAACAGCGAGCTTCAATTTCCCAAAAAATTATATTTAGAACACTGAAAATTCTATATGAGGTACTTCTACCTATCTTTTGCGTTTCTTTTCATCAGTCCCAccgaaaagaagaaaaaaacatgTAGGATTTTATTCAACAAACATCTTGACAGGTTCATGACGCAAATGATGATTAGTACACACCTCAATAAATCACAAGTGGAACTATCAATCTGCTAAGACTATTGATAATCTATAGTCGCGATGCACAAACAATTCTAGGTCCTACATTTCCTAACCTCGAAACCAAAAACACAATTGAACAAACACACAGTTATCAGAAAACTTTGGATTTGAATTGTGGGGTGCGCCAGGCCAAGGCTGTAGTGTAACACCAAGGCGACGCTTGAGAGCCCCGATAGCAAGCTACCATAATGAACTCTCCCCTCAAAAAATTGAGTTAATATCGTGTGGATCAATGACCCACATATCAGATATTAAACTGATaagaacagatactacacttgatcTTAGCCAAAAGGCCGAGAAAGGTATGCTTTACTCGGTGCTCGGCCCAGGTCTTTATTTGCAGCTCACTTGCGTTCTTCCTAATGCACCAGCGATGTGGTATCACTCATTAGTTAAAGCAATGGGAATTGCTACCTTTGCTTAAATCATTTTATTGTTTTATAGTTTCCATAGTTTACATATTCTCCAACTTAGGATGAACTTTTGTTGAGCTTATACTAACAATAATACTCCAcgcgtcccaatttatgtgacacctttCAGTTCGAGAGTCAACCAAGTTTTTCTTTGACCAGAACTGTTttatatgccttttaaatattttaagttgttaattattgAGATTTATAATATTTTGAcctagttttcaaatatatacatTTTATTTTTAGAAACTTAAAGCTTCTATTTCCGGATATATGGTCAAATTTAgaagtttgaatctcgaaattccAACCGTGTCACATAAATTCGGACAGAGGGAGTAGCAACGTTTTATGTTATATTCACCGTAAAGTTTTTTTACACTATTGAATTTTAACCTATGAAAGTAGGTTATTTATCATTTTTCTCAAATTAACAATTAGTGTTTTTTAACATATTTACCTGAAATTATTTAACACGTGACCTGATTGTATAAACATGTTTTATACTGTCAGTGCATAAAACCTAAACTAAAAAAGTATTGGTATTGCTAATATCTCTACAATAGAAAAGTATATTCTCCAATTAAGCCAACCTATGACTATGAAAAGCTATGCAGGTGGTCCTTTTTCTTATGTAAAGAACAGAGGTAAAAAGATCAAAATTTTGGAAACCCTAACTCTCTTTTGTACCACTTGCACTTCTTTTATGTCTGTTGCCATTTTGAGATTAAGTCCAACTCTACTACTTCTTCAAGGTGTATTTTATTAGATCCCAAGCAAAAAAACTGCTACAAATCTATTACTTGTCTCATTCACCATATATAAGGCACCCTAGGCCCTAGCTACTGCGCATCTACTCATCCCTCTATCTTTTCCTATTGTATAAAAAACATACAACTATATGAATCATCACTATTCATGCCGTTTCATTTAAACTTATTCATGCCGTTTCATTTAAACTCGTATcagttaaatattttaaaataagttaGTCTCACTAATACAAAAAGTTCTCTACACTTTCTATTGATATATGAAATCTCTGACAAGACTAAAAAGACTCCTAATTAACAAACATTGGACCTAAAATAAACATAGTTACTTCATgactacaacaataacaacatacccaattgaatcccacaatgtgggataGTTACTTCATGACTAAAACTTATAAATTATTTACTTTGTATTGCCTATATAGATTTTTATCTTCCATTAGGTTTTATCTTTTGCTAGACCTGCATAGATAACTGAGAAAGAAATTTGTACTTTCTCCCTTCCACATTGAGACACCAGCGAGGGTTATACCAATATTACTTTGCTAAATGAATAAAACAGCTAATCTGTAGCTGAAAGATTAACCATGCAATGTTCAAATATGAAAAGGGTGCCCACTATTATTACCACGCAAAACACGAACTTATCAACCAATTGTGTGCAATGTATACATTAAAAGAAGTTCATGCAAGGACATCTGATCATAAAAATGGAACGACACAGAGAAGAATGGAGTGACCCTTGCAAAAGGATACATGCACAATTAAATCGAGAAATGTTAGGATTTTACTAATAGGTGTGAATGGGAAATATTCCTTTACACCTGCTCATGGAAAAAGCTTCTCCTCTCTTCGTTCTTTTACTTTGTTGGCTATAAATATTTAgtcattttcatcagattttaCTTACAAAAATCCTGatcatcttcttctttcttttctgcaCTTTAAATATTTTCTGTGTGTGATTTCTGCGGTCTGTTACGTTCGCCGTTGATCAGGGTTTGAGGTATCACTATACTGGTGAATTAATTCGTTCTATCCAGAGAAGATATATTCCATAACCTCGGGTATTTGAGGGAAATAATtttcttaaggacacactgtgaattcagtggactcaaatttattttcctttctttctagATTCAGTTTTAGATTGTTTCATCTCTTTCCAGATTCTGTTTTAGATTATTTTTCTGAATACGAAAATACAATAATCTTAATTCCATATTCTGTTAATCTACTAGAATTTTGCTCTTTTGACAAAGAAGAAAGTAACATTTTTCAGAAATAAAAGTACTTCTTCCAGAGATTAAAAAAAGTAATATTTTCAGaaataaaaagtttttttttttggagactAAAACCTTTGTGGTTTTCTGCTTCTGCTGTTTGGAGATAACAATCTGCGTGATTTTCTACTCCGATTTAATACttggtttgaagatataaaaactccACCGACGTTACTAAATCTGTTTGTAATATtcgatttgaagatataaaaatttcgccaTTTATTAAATCTGATTAACGAAACAAAAAGATAACAATTTAATGGAAATGTTGTGTTAGAACGGTGGAGAAAGAAAATTCGAACGGTGTGAAAAGTTTCTCGACCACGAGCATTTCTGTGCTTGAATTTGTGATATTGGTCATTGTTAATGTTGTCAAATTATATTCTGTTCCATATCATATTGCAAAAGAGAAATGATTAAAGGACGAAGTTGTATAATTGGTTGGTGATAAAGTTGCAAATAAATTTTGCCTCCTATTTATATTGCACACTCTGAGGAAACTAACTGGGTCATTACTGTATATgctttcactactaaaaaaattgtACTTTTCTAGCTAAAAaattcgacctcatgaggtcgaaatctcgagattttttttattttttatttttttaggatttcgacctcatgaggtcctTTAATTAATTGGAAAatacgacctcataaggtcgaaATTATTTCTAGTgcaaataataaatgaaaaaaaattattttatccataatataattttaaaataaaataaaatttcgacctcatgaggtcgaaaatttTAGTAAAAAAGGTACAAACATGACATAAAATTTTCGAGCTCATGAGTTAAAAAATTTTAAGATATTTTTTAACAAAGACAGGTTTTCAACCCATTTTTCTCTcaacccctctctctctctacatatacacacacacacacacacacaccatcgCTGTCCCCGCCCACCCGCACCATCGCTGACCTCGCTGCCAGCCACTGCACTTAAGGCCGACGTCCCTGCTGCCTGCCTCCACCGCCGCCTGTTTAGTCCAAAAGGGAGAGTTTTTCATTTTAGAATCTCATTTTATAATTATTAGTTGCATTACATTGCTTAACTGTTCGAAAAATTAGTAGATTTCTTAACTTTATTTATTGTTCAATATTAGTTTTTAGGGTTTAACTTTATTTTAGggttttgaattgaaattgaatgttgttgttgtagcattGAAATTGAAATTCCAATTAATTTGGTTCAAAAATTGCATTTGTGTTTAAACATTGCATTTTTAGCTATTTGTTAATATTTTACAATtgtaaattgaaattgaatgttgttttgtattgaaattgaaattgcaattaatttggtttaaagatacttcttgttgttgttgtattgaaaCTGAAATTCCAATTAACTTGGTTTAAGATTGCATTTGTAAATAGAATTTTCCTTCAAAGGTTGTAAATAAGTTCTTTTATTCACCATCTAAAATTTTTTCATGAGGATAACTGGGTGATCCTGTTTCATTACTGGACGACTGATCCACGATTTTTGCAACAAAGTGAGAAAGGGGAAGAATGCCAAAGCCTCGAAGAAGGGTGGATCGCTACACACTGGTGGGCCTACGAGCCAGATTGGCGTGAGGAAGAAGTTGGTATGTTTCATTTTATCATATTTTAAAGATACTAAATTTATTTACTTTATATGAATAATAACTCAAATAATTTGTTTACAGAAACTCCAGAGGGGGCAAGTAGTACCTCAAGACGAGGCGTTCAAGATCACTCACACGAGGAAGATGAAGAACGCCTATGGTACAGACCAATGGGTTGAGCCACAGGCTGATCGAACCTTTGTAAGTcagtaattaacaataataactaCTTTCTTTTTCTAAATTTAGCTACTAACATTGTATCCTTCAAATTCAGAACGAATTTCAACAACACTTTGAGGAGTTTCGTGCCACTCAGCCAGCTGGTAACCCCAGATATAATAGAGCAGCAGTGGATGGAGAGTATTGATCGGCCGACAAGGTATGGGACAGCTTATGGCACGGCTAATCGAGCCTTTCTTTACTTCCCGTCGGCCTATAAGGCATAGGTTCTAGTGATGAGGGGGCTGTGGATCCTAAGGATTACCTAGCAATGAAGCAGCATGTTACTCAACTAACAAGCACACTTAATGCCTCGTAGGCCAGGATGTTGGGTATGAAGGCCCAAATAGACAACTTACTTAATTCGGGAGTTTTTCTAATTCCCCCATGTCTCGGGGATTCTCATAGGTCACAACCCCCTGACCTTCCCAAGGTAGACAACGTAGGTCACGTACTAATGTAGATCATGCTCTTGTTGATCAGTCTAGTGGGGAAAATACGGATCACGTCTCTAACACACAACGTTGACCTTTTTGATTTGTATACTTTTGAATTCTAACTTTTGTTGGatatgtatatattgtttaagtttatgatgtttaagtgtcTGAATGTAGTTTTAATTCGAACAAGAAGTactttgaagttgaatttgatgTATTGTTGCAACTACTTTGAACCAATTGGTTGTAGAATGTAGTTTATGCATGGTTGAAGTGGTTGTCGCATAGTTTATGTTGCATTGTTGAAGTGGTTGAATTGGTGGTAGAATGTAGAACCAATTGCTCGTATAGTTTATGTTTGTTTTGGTTGGATTATGGTAGCTATTTGAGCTGGTTGTTCAGGTTTTGGTATTGTGTTTTGTTTGGCAGGTGGGCTACTGTAAAAGCA
Above is a genomic segment from Lycium barbarum isolate Lr01 chromosome 12, ASM1917538v2, whole genome shotgun sequence containing:
- the LOC132621520 gene encoding uncharacterized protein LOC132621520 gives rise to the protein MDALSTEDSITKSAKLISKRKRKTARKRANKKERQQNLDQMLKNLEAPKNEESSIEDVANLENSDAQMLPLGHLKIQRESTTTLLEKSPVKKKKRSVMKALNKKVDPCSMDQNSVPSNPSVLDSKHGEVENGLLNPNITIEDVASLANSDAQLLPRGHLGIQTELTTTLLEKSPGKKKRLKKRMKALKKKVDPGSTGLNNVPSNPSLLDNKHGDVENGLLNPNISIKDVASLDNSDAQLLPLGHLEIQTELTTTLLEKSPGKKKRLKKRMKALKKKVDPCSTGLNNVPSNPIMLDNKHEEVENFLLNPNIFIEDVANLENSDAQLLPRGHLEIQTEVTTTLLEKSPGKKKRLKKQMKALKKKVDPCSTGLNNVPSNPSLLDNKYGEVENGLLNPNISIKDVASLHNSNAQLLPLGHLEIQTEGATTLLEKSSVKGKKKRKRKKKTSVMKALSKEVDPCSMDQTNVPSNNKHGEVENGLLNPNISFEDVTSLENSDAQLLPLGPKGDDVKVANGAMEGEVSLFEAGRISPESCSERTRLTHNSELIMHVHATPTRPGDFCMMKGPCLRRKLLILDVNGLLADVVNPPPKDCNPDACFWRRAIFKRPYCNDFLKFCFERFDVGIWSSRSKKIVVKVVDYLLGNLKHKLLFCWDMSHSTQTMFKTLENKHKPLVCKELSKVWDRYDPNLPWERGDYDESNTLLLDDSPYKALLNPAHTAIFPHSYTFKAENDNSLGPGGDLRIYLEELLKAEHVQKYVEQHPFGQRAIDQTSSDWNFYFDVLSSLRGQSG